One bacterium DNA segment encodes these proteins:
- a CDS encoding ABC transporter ATP-binding protein, translating into MRAITKRFPGVLANDAVDFDLAAGEIHVLLGENGAGKSTLMKILYGFYQPDAGEIRLHGTPVRLRSPRDALARGVGMVFQQFMLVPSLSVTENMLLSLPRAGLRLDYRDAAERIRALAARYGMAVEPAARVWQLSVGEQQRVEILKLLARGAEILILDEPTAVLTPQEVRHLFTALRRLAAEGRAVVIITHKLSEVMAVADRVTVLRSGRRVESLPAAATTAPALARLMVGREAFDQVQRGPVPPGPEVLAVDDLSALNDQGLPALRGVSLAVRGGEILGVAGVAGNGQRELGEVIAGLRPPTGGRVRINGRDRTRASALEVRNCGVGHVPEDRLGTGVAPNLSVADNLLLNKYRDPAFGRGPFLDRRAMQDEARRLIAEFGIQTASSAAPVRTLSGGNLQRLILAREIGAHPRLVLAFHPTRGLDVGATETVHRLLMNQRRAGAAILLLSEDLDEILLLSDRIAVLYAGEVVGTVPTDRVSVETLGLMMTGVRPAGRDLACDDRA; encoded by the coding sequence ATGCGGGCGATCACCAAGCGGTTCCCGGGGGTCCTCGCCAACGATGCCGTGGACTTCGACCTTGCCGCAGGGGAGATTCACGTGCTGCTGGGCGAGAACGGCGCGGGCAAGTCGACGCTGATGAAGATCCTCTACGGCTTCTATCAACCCGATGCGGGGGAGATCCGGCTCCACGGCACGCCGGTTCGGCTTCGCTCCCCCAGGGATGCCCTGGCCCGCGGCGTCGGGATGGTGTTCCAACAGTTCATGCTCGTCCCTTCGCTGTCCGTGACGGAGAACATGCTCCTCAGTTTGCCGCGCGCCGGGCTCCGGCTCGACTACCGGGACGCGGCCGAGCGCATCCGCGCGCTGGCCGCGCGGTACGGGATGGCCGTCGAGCCGGCTGCGCGCGTGTGGCAGTTGAGCGTCGGCGAACAGCAGCGCGTCGAGATCCTGAAACTGCTCGCCCGGGGCGCCGAGATCCTGATCCTCGACGAGCCGACCGCGGTGCTCACCCCCCAGGAGGTGCGCCACCTCTTCACCGCCCTCCGTCGACTCGCTGCCGAGGGCCGGGCGGTCGTGATCATCACACATAAGTTGTCCGAGGTCATGGCAGTCGCCGACCGCGTCACCGTACTCCGGAGCGGGAGGCGGGTCGAGAGCCTTCCCGCGGCGGCGACTACGGCCCCCGCGCTCGCGCGCCTCATGGTCGGCCGCGAGGCGTTCGATCAGGTCCAGCGCGGGCCAGTTCCCCCTGGACCTGAGGTGCTGGCGGTGGACGATCTCTCTGCGTTGAACGACCAGGGCCTCCCCGCCCTTCGAGGCGTCTCGCTCGCGGTCCGAGGCGGGGAGATCCTCGGGGTCGCTGGCGTCGCCGGGAACGGCCAGCGAGAACTGGGCGAGGTCATCGCGGGGTTGCGCCCGCCGACCGGCGGTCGGGTGCGGATCAACGGCCGGGATCGCACGCGGGCCTCCGCCCTCGAGGTCCGCAACTGCGGTGTCGGACACGTGCCCGAGGACCGGCTGGGCACGGGCGTCGCGCCAAATCTGAGTGTGGCGGACAATCTGCTTCTCAATAAATATCGGGATCCCGCGTTCGGGCGGGGCCCCTTCCTCGATCGGCGGGCGATGCAGGACGAGGCCCGCCGGCTCATCGCTGAGTTCGGCATCCAGACGGCAAGCTCGGCGGCCCCTGTCCGGACGTTGTCGGGGGGGAATCTCCAGCGGCTGATCCTCGCCCGAGAGATCGGGGCACACCCGCGGCTCGTGCTGGCGTTTCATCCGACCCGCGGCCTCGACGTCGGAGCCACGGAGACGGTGCACCGGCTGCTGATGAATCAGCGCCGCGCCGGGGCGGCGATCCTGCTCCTCTCCGAAGATCTGGACGAGATCCTGCTGCTGTCCGATCGGATCGCGGTGCTCTACGCCGGTGAGGTGGTGGGGACCGTCCCGACCGATCGGGTGAGCGTGGAGACCCTCGGCCTCATGATGACCGGGGTGCGGCCGGCCGGCCGGGATCTGGCATGCGATGATCGCGCTTGA